A stretch of Arachis hypogaea cultivar Tifrunner chromosome 15, arahy.Tifrunner.gnm2.J5K5, whole genome shotgun sequence DNA encodes these proteins:
- the LOC140179315 gene encoding uncharacterized protein has translation MADTPSDLMSGRNHGSHENQELSAGELQNLARILSQLSSLQPQSAKSSTNLLADPASVYFLHPGENPRVSIVPIVLNAKNYNSLSIAMKLALKSNNKIGFVDGTIVKPDKNDPAYVAWDKCNTYVVSWLNLSLSAEIAQSVVWNETAVDLWLDLKHRYYHGDRYRVAELEEEMYAMKQWNLSITNYFTKLKAIWEDIDSFKPVS, from the coding sequence ATGGCCGACACTCCTTCCGACCTAATGTCTGGGAGAAATCACGGGTCACATGAGAACCAGGAGCTTTCAGCTGGTGAGCTTCAAAATCTAGCTCGCATTCTAAGCCAACTCTCGAGTTTGCAGCCACAGAGCGCGAAATCGAGTACCAATTTGCTTGCGGATCCAGCAAGTGTTTACTTCCTACATCCAGGTGAGAATCCTAGAGTTTCTATTGTCCCAATTGTGTTGAATGCTAAGAACTACAATTCCTTGTCAATAGCTATGAAATTAGCGctgaaatcaaataataagatagGGTTTGTTGATGGAACCATTGTGAAACCAGATAAAAATGATCCTGCATATGTAGCATGGGATAAATGTAATACTTATGTTGTTTCTTGGTTAAATCTATCATTGAGTGCTGAGATTGCACAGAGTGTTGTTTGGAATGAAACTGCGGTAGATTTATGGCTTGATTTGAAGCACAGGTATTATCATGGAGACAGATACAGGGTTGCTGAATTAGAAGAAGAGATGTATGCTATGAAACAATGGAATCTAAGCATAACAAATTATTTCACCAAGTTGAAGGCTATTTGGGAAGATATTGACAGTTTCAAACCAGTTTCATAA